The nucleotide window CGGTGGCGCCTGGCGTTTCGCTGCGGTCCAGCTCGGGGGGATCGAGGCCGTGCTCGATATCTGGCGCGAGCATCTTCGCCGGACCGGCCGCGGTCACGATCCGCATCAATCGGCACGGCTGGGGGAGGGGCTCGTCGCCACCGAGACGGCGCGCCTCTGGGTCGAGCGCGCCGCGCGCCTCGTCTTCGAGGACGACCTGCATCCTGATCGGATCGTGGCCTACGTCCATCTGGCACGGACCTCGGTCGAGGCCGCGGGGATGACGGTGTTGCAGCTCGCTCAGCGCTCGGTCGGACTGCAGGGCTTCCTGCGCGATCATCCCCTCGAGCGCGCCTCGCGCGATCTCGCCACCTATCTGCGTCAGCCGGCACCGGATTTCGCCCTGACCTCCGCCGCGCGCTATGTCTTGGAGGAGACCGTTTCCGCCGGCGATCTGTGGCGTGATTCCGGAGAGGTGCCATGACGCGTCATTCGCAGACGATGCCGCCGGACTATTTCGAGAATCGCTATGCCGGCGATCCCGACCCCTGGCAATTCACCACCAGCACCTACGAGGCCGGGAAATACGCCGCGACCTTAGATGCCTTGCCCAAGGCGCATTACGCGTCGGCACTCGAAATCGGCTGCTCGATCGGGGTGTTCACCAACGCCCTGGCGTCCCGGTGCGATGCCCTCATTGCCGTCGACACGGCGGAGAAAGCCCTCGAACAGGCGCGCGAACGCTGCGCGTCGGCACGGCAGGTCGGCTTCCAGCGCCTGCATGTTCCCGACGAGTGGCCGGCGGGCCGGTTCGACCTGATCCTGCTATCCGAGGTGATCTACTTTCTCGACGCTGCCGACATGTCCCGGCTGGCCGAACGAATCCTCGAAACTCTCGATCGCGATGGAGATGTCGTCCTGGTGCACTGGACCGGGCAGACCCATTACCCGCAGACCGGGGATGAAGCGGCGGACATGCTGATCGGCATCCTGGACGGATCGGTCCGCATCGTTCGTCAACATCGCACCGACCAGTACCGGCTCGATGTCCTCACCCGCATCGGTTGAGCCTTCCGACGTGACGATGAACGCCCCGCGAAACCGGGGACGAACCGTATTCCGTCATCCCGCCTGGCTCAGGTTGACCCATTGGGTGAACGCCGCCGCCTTCATCGTCCTGATCGTCAGCGGGGGCGCCATCCTTCTCGCCCTGCCGCGCCTGTTCTGGGGAGAAACCGGAGCGCTCGGTGCGCCGGCCTGGCTTGAACTGCCATTGCCGGTGAATCTCGAACAGACCGGATGGGGTCGTAACCTCCATTTTCTCGCCGCCTGGATCCTCGTCATCAACGGCATCGCCTATCTCGTCCTCACCCTGGCGAGCGGGCATCTCCGCCAAGTCCTGCTGCCGGACAGGGACCAGCTGACCGCCGATCATCTCGCCGGCGAAATCGGCGATCATCTTCGTTTGAAGAAGGCGCGCGGCAGGGAGGCTCTCCGCTACAACGCCTTGCAGAAATTCGCCTATCTCGGCGTCATGCTGATCCTGTTTCCGCTCATGGTGCTGACCGGTCTCACCATGTCGCCGGGGGTGACGGCGGCCTACCCGGAGCTCTTCACCCTGTTCGGGGGGCGCCAATCGGCGCGGACGATCCACTTTCTCGTGGCGTCCCTGCTGATCCTCTTCCTGCTGGTCCATGTGATGCAGGTCTTCGTCGGTGGCGCCGGCAACCTCACGCGTTCGATGATCACCGGTTGGTTCACGATCCCATCGGAGACGGTCGATGACTGAGCTTTCCCGCCGTCGCCTTCTCACGGGCTCGGCCGGTCTCACCGGGGCCGGCCTTCTCGGTGGCTGCGAGGCGCCTTCGCTCAGCCGCCTCGCGACGCCCTACGACTGGAGCAACGGGCTGACTTTCGCGGTGCAGCGCTGGCTCCTGCGCCGTCAGCCCCTCGTGCGCGAGTTCGGACCGGAGGCGATCTCCGCCGTTTTCCCGACGATCAACACGACCGATCCCGACGATCCCGGCTACCGGCAATCGAAGGCGGTCGCCTTCGCGGATTGGAAACTCCCGGTGACCGGCCTTGTCGAGCGGCCCGATGCCTTCTCCCTGGCCGACCTCAAGGCGATGCCGGCGCGAACTCAGATCACCCTGCATAGCTGCGAGCAGGGCTGGTCCGCCATCGCCGGTTGGACGGGCGTGCCGCTGGCGCATCTCCTCGCGAAGGTCGGTTTGAAGCCGGAAGCCCGGTTCATCGTGATGCGCAGCGTCGATGGTTGGT belongs to Methylobacterium sp. 77 and includes:
- a CDS encoding SAM-dependent methyltransferase, yielding MTRHSQTMPPDYFENRYAGDPDPWQFTTSTYEAGKYAATLDALPKAHYASALEIGCSIGVFTNALASRCDALIAVDTAEKALEQARERCASARQVGFQRLHVPDEWPAGRFDLILLSEVIYFLDAADMSRLAERILETLDRDGDVVLVHWTGQTHYPQTGDEAADMLIGILDGSVRIVRQHRTDQYRLDVLTRIG
- a CDS encoding cytochrome b/b6 domain-containing protein is translated as MNAPRNRGRTVFRHPAWLRLTHWVNAAAFIVLIVSGGAILLALPRLFWGETGALGAPAWLELPLPVNLEQTGWGRNLHFLAAWILVINGIAYLVLTLASGHLRQVLLPDRDQLTADHLAGEIGDHLRLKKARGREALRYNALQKFAYLGVMLILFPLMVLTGLTMSPGVTAAYPELFTLFGGRQSARTIHFLVASLLILFLLVHVMQVFVGGAGNLTRSMITGWFTIPSETVDD
- a CDS encoding molybdopterin-dependent oxidoreductase encodes the protein MTELSRRRLLTGSAGLTGAGLLGGCEAPSLSRLATPYDWSNGLTFAVQRWLLRRQPLVREFGPEAISAVFPTINTTDPDDPGYRQSKAVAFADWKLPVTGLVERPDAFSLADLKAMPARTQITLHSCEQGWSAIAGWTGVPLAHLLAKVGLKPEARFIVMRSVDGWWDSYDLFDALHPQTILAYGMNGKDLPVAHGAPLRLRVERQLGYKSLKYLTRIEAVERVDGFGKGRGSMVAELGFPWYGGI